The Maridesulfovibrio ferrireducens genome has a segment encoding these proteins:
- a CDS encoding hemolysin family protein has translation MLELILAVGLATVISAYCSVSEAVFYSFPRSRIEKLRKEGHKSGIILHNLRLNVEKPITAILTLNTVANTAGASIAGAAWSNVYGADTLPWFALVFTLIILLFSEILPKTLGIVYCHTLGTALARPLEIMVWIFSPVIWVCGFLARLVSKGSKGPQVTEDDIRAMVSLTRKSGAIKPYEALSIANILSLDDKIVEQIMTPRTVVFSLPTEMTVAEAHVKYSAWPHSRIPVYEGDNPEEIVGVIYRRLVFEALADDKDDVKLSELMKPVRFVLENITLDKLLVKFLESRMHLFVVLDEYGGMSGVVTLEDVMEEILGSEIVDETDQVVDMRELAHKRREELIVSRRKKTSDI, from the coding sequence ATGCTGGAACTAATACTTGCCGTCGGGCTGGCTACTGTCATATCTGCCTACTGTTCAGTCAGTGAGGCTGTTTTTTATTCTTTTCCACGGAGTAGAATAGAAAAATTGCGTAAGGAAGGCCATAAGTCAGGAATAATTCTGCACAACCTTCGCTTGAACGTGGAAAAGCCGATAACGGCTATACTTACACTTAATACTGTTGCCAATACAGCCGGAGCCTCGATTGCGGGAGCTGCGTGGAGCAACGTTTATGGCGCTGACACATTACCGTGGTTTGCGCTTGTTTTCACTCTAATTATATTATTGTTTTCTGAAATACTTCCCAAAACACTAGGAATTGTCTACTGCCACACTTTGGGGACGGCTCTTGCCCGCCCGCTGGAGATTATGGTCTGGATTTTTTCTCCTGTTATTTGGGTATGCGGATTTCTTGCCCGCCTTGTAAGCAAGGGGAGCAAAGGCCCTCAGGTTACGGAAGATGACATCAGAGCAATGGTCAGTTTAACTCGAAAATCCGGGGCGATTAAACCTTATGAAGCCCTCTCAATTGCTAACATCCTGTCGTTGGACGACAAGATTGTGGAGCAAATTATGACTCCCCGGACTGTCGTGTTTTCCTTGCCAACTGAAATGACTGTCGCAGAGGCTCATGTAAAGTACAGTGCATGGCCGCATAGCCGTATTCCTGTATATGAAGGTGATAATCCCGAGGAAATTGTAGGTGTTATCTACAGGCGATTAGTTTTTGAAGCGCTTGCAGATGATAAGGATGACGTCAAACTTTCAGAGTTGATGAAACCTGTCCGATTTGTACTCGAGAACATTACTCTCGACAAACTGCTGGTTAAGTTTCTTGAAAGTCGTATGCACTTATTTGTGGTGCTCGATGAGTATGGAGGAATGTCCGGCGTTGTCACTCTTGAAGATGTAATGGAAGAAATTCTCGGCAGCGAGATCGTTGATGAGACCGATCAGGTCGTTGACATGCGCGAGCTTGCTCATAAGAGAAGAGAAGAACTTATTGTAAGTCGGAGAAAGAAAACCTCTGACATTTAG
- a CDS encoding cytochrome c maturation protein CcmE: MAKKSGKGVYIVALLLFLGGLGWLVYSGLSQDSVYFLNVSEALAMDESELGQSRLFGKVGPQNIEITNGGLGVTFDLTDQKNLDQSIRVVYRGAVPDTFKVDAEVIVEGTFVGGNKAFKANSLITKCPSKYEKESREG, from the coding sequence ATGGCCAAAAAAAGCGGAAAAGGCGTATATATTGTTGCCTTGCTACTTTTTCTGGGAGGACTGGGATGGCTTGTTTATTCGGGTCTTTCTCAAGACAGTGTGTACTTTCTAAACGTTTCTGAAGCGCTTGCTATGGATGAGAGTGAGCTTGGACAGTCCAGACTTTTTGGTAAGGTCGGTCCTCAAAATATAGAAATTACTAACGGCGGACTTGGTGTCACTTTCGATTTGACAGATCAAAAGAATCTCGACCAAAGTATTCGGGTTGTATATCGCGGTGCGGTTCCCGATACTTTTAAAGTGGATGCGGAAGTCATAGTCGAAGGTACTTTTGTCGGTGGGAATAAAGCTTTTAAAGCAAATTCACTGATAACCAAGTGTCCTTCAAAATATGAAAAGGAAAGCCGGGAAGGTTAA
- a CDS encoding heme lyase CcmF/NrfE family subunit: MQIIANLMLLLALLATLGAGAYACLSLLTGRRNVLVLLDRANIVVAGLVTFASVILTVALLSRDYSYMYVYEHVDNTLSLLYSITAFWAGGEGSLLFWILSIAVMGVVFSRLSLFQEFSEKTRLYYWLFYLLVQAFFLLLVTCWSSPFMELVPVPTDGRGLNPLLRNPGMIFHPPLLFLGYAGFTSPAALALAAFICGEAKSWVKLCRNWNILAWVFLTAGIVLGAWWSYMELGWGGYWAWDPVENASLIPWLSSTAFMHTAIIELRRKALQKTNVFLMSLTFLLCIFGTYLVRSGVIQSLHAFGEGGVALPLALFMIAALVLTALVLVLGQRIEAKSLSTLGSRQGLLVVAAWALLALGLVVGLGTMWPVISKMWSANPVGLDANFYNRVCLPLFTLLILIFAVCPWFSWKEGIRDKRGLALVLVSFIGGLGISWMAGLHHPLGLITSAASIAALVGIVGVFIFIPQVRKVTSTMGIYGIHFGVALVFLGVAWSGPNQVVGEFVLDKGQSAQIGDYTLTFKEFSESQTPAIAKIASLIEVTKDGKHVGLLNPERRIYRNFPQPFAEVSVIPGLGDEIYGVLLGVDEKGAVTLKISVNPLINWMWIGGTLMCLFGLVAFRKTRLS; the protein is encoded by the coding sequence ATGCAAATTATTGCCAATTTGATGCTTTTACTTGCACTCTTGGCCACGCTCGGTGCAGGAGCATATGCTTGCTTATCGCTACTGACAGGCAGGCGTAATGTACTTGTGCTTTTAGACAGAGCGAATATTGTTGTTGCGGGACTTGTTACATTTGCAAGTGTTATTTTGACTGTAGCTCTTCTCAGCCGTGACTATTCATATATGTATGTCTACGAGCATGTAGATAATACCTTGTCTCTTCTTTATTCAATTACAGCATTCTGGGCCGGAGGCGAAGGGTCTCTGCTATTTTGGATTCTTTCTATAGCCGTTATGGGGGTAGTCTTTTCGAGATTATCTTTATTCCAAGAATTTTCGGAAAAAACGCGCCTTTATTACTGGCTTTTTTATTTGCTCGTACAGGCTTTTTTCCTGTTACTTGTTACATGCTGGTCCAGCCCTTTTATGGAACTTGTTCCTGTCCCCACCGACGGAAGAGGACTTAATCCCCTGCTCAGAAATCCGGGCATGATTTTTCATCCACCGCTTCTATTTCTCGGTTATGCCGGATTTACAAGTCCCGCTGCCCTTGCTCTTGCTGCATTTATTTGCGGTGAAGCAAAGTCATGGGTTAAGCTTTGCCGCAACTGGAATATTCTTGCGTGGGTATTTCTTACCGCAGGAATTGTTCTCGGTGCATGGTGGTCTTATATGGAACTTGGTTGGGGCGGATATTGGGCATGGGATCCTGTTGAAAATGCTTCACTTATTCCTTGGCTCAGTTCTACGGCTTTTATGCATACCGCAATTATTGAACTCAGACGAAAAGCATTGCAGAAGACAAATGTCTTTTTGATGAGTTTGACATTCCTGCTCTGTATTTTCGGCACATATCTGGTTCGTAGCGGGGTTATTCAGTCCCTTCATGCCTTCGGTGAAGGCGGGGTGGCTCTTCCGCTTGCTTTGTTCATGATTGCAGCGCTTGTCTTGACTGCACTTGTTCTGGTCCTTGGACAACGCATAGAAGCCAAGTCTCTTTCTACTCTCGGAAGCAGACAGGGATTACTTGTAGTTGCAGCTTGGGCCTTGCTTGCTCTCGGTCTGGTTGTAGGTTTAGGCACAATGTGGCCTGTAATCAGCAAGATGTGGAGCGCCAATCCGGTTGGTCTTGATGCTAATTTCTACAACCGCGTTTGTCTGCCGTTATTTACATTGTTAATTTTGATCTTCGCAGTATGTCCATGGTTCAGCTGGAAGGAAGGAATCAGAGATAAGCGCGGACTCGCGCTCGTTCTCGTTTCCTTTATCGGCGGATTGGGTATCAGCTGGATGGCTGGATTGCATCATCCTTTAGGTCTCATTACATCCGCTGCGTCCATTGCTGCACTTGTCGGGATTGTCGGAGTTTTTATTTTTATACCTCAAGTTCGCAAAGTGACCTCAACCATGGGAATATACGGGATTCACTTCGGTGTTGCTCTTGTTTTTCTGGGAGTTGCATGGTCCGGACCGAATCAGGTTGTGGGTGAGTTTGTACTTGATAAGGGTCAAAGTGCTCAGATCGGTGATTACACTTTAACTTTTAAAGAGTTTTCCGAAAGTCAGACCCCGGCAATTGCTAAGATTGCTTCCTTGATTGAAGTTACCAAAGACGGCAAACATGTCGGACTTTTGAATCCTGAACGTAGAATATATCGTAATTTCCCTCAGCCGTTTGCTGAGGTTTCGGTCATCCCCGGACTTGGTGATGAAATTTACGGTGTACTGCTCGGTGTTGACGAAAAAGGCGCAGTAACGCTTAAAATAAGCGTGAATCCTCTGATCAACTGGATGTGGATCGGTGGAACTCTGATGTGTCTGTTCGGGCTGGTAGCGTTCAGGAAGACTCGTTTAAGTTAA
- a CDS encoding ABC transporter ATP-binding protein, with protein sequence METNESIALKVRNAAKFFGTRLIFKNVSCDVHKGEILLVVGRNGAGKTTLLKIMAGLSRPSAGSAEIITPPEKTAYLGHSTFIYPRLSALRNLSFWASMYGLSPSRDELMVLLRRVGLERAAEELAGSFSRGMAQRLNLARVFLIDPDLLFLDEPGTGLDQASLSLLREEVVALRDRGAAVVWISHDVNHDATLADRILGLASSKLEYLGAAADFDPETVLGGKPC encoded by the coding sequence GTGGAAACTAATGAAAGTATAGCCCTTAAAGTGCGCAATGCGGCCAAGTTTTTTGGCACGAGGCTGATATTTAAGAACGTGAGCTGCGACGTGCACAAGGGGGAAATTCTTCTTGTGGTCGGTCGTAATGGTGCGGGTAAGACCACTTTGCTAAAGATTATGGCAGGTCTGTCACGACCTTCAGCCGGATCTGCGGAGATTATTACACCTCCTGAAAAAACAGCTTATCTCGGGCATTCCACGTTTATTTATCCCCGGCTCAGTGCTTTAAGAAATCTCTCTTTCTGGGCTTCAATGTATGGGCTTTCTCCATCCCGCGACGAACTTATGGTTTTGCTGCGCAGAGTAGGTCTTGAAAGGGCGGCGGAAGAACTTGCAGGTTCCTTTTCGCGGGGAATGGCGCAGCGTCTGAATTTGGCGCGGGTTTTTCTGATTGATCCTGATCTACTCTTTTTGGATGAACCGGGTACCGGACTTGATCAGGCTTCGCTCAGCCTTCTTCGTGAAGAAGTTGTTGCTTTGCGTGATCGGGGTGCTGCGGTTGTCTGGATCAGCCATGATGTAAATCATGATGCGACTCTTGCTGATAGAATACTCGGCCTTGCTAGTAGTAAGCTTGAGTATCTGGGGGCAGCGGCTGATTTTGATCCGGAAACAGTTCTCGGAGGGAAACCATGTTAA